One segment of Carya illinoinensis cultivar Pawnee chromosome 1, C.illinoinensisPawnee_v1, whole genome shotgun sequence DNA contains the following:
- the LOC122315966 gene encoding uncharacterized protein LOC122315966 has protein sequence MGFEGNKFTWCNNREGPYFTKERLDRALGNLELTLSFSDCCFQVLAAHSSDHSPLVMHLKKGGRRYDNKGGGKERIFRYEASWKLHDECTKIIANCWSPQVQQRGSHLWWSQQCLGKCKEDLVKWSSTILMQQRKVIQSKMAQLASLQEVNTGTNTGMVA, from the coding sequence ATGGGGTTtgaaggcaataagttcacgtGGTGTAACAATAGAGAGGGGCCTTATTTTACCAAAGAAAGGCTAGACCGTGCATTGGGAAATTTGGAACTGACCTTGAGCTTCTCTGACTGCTGTTTCCAGGTTCTTGCAGCACATTCTTCAGATCATAGCCCACTTGTAATGCATCTTAAGAAGGGAGGGAGAAGGTATGACAACAAGGGGGGTGGAAAGGAGAGAATCTTCAGGTATGAAGCTTCCTGGAAATTGCACGATGAATGCACTAAAATCATAGCCAATTGCTGGTCCCCTCAAGTGCAGCAAAGAGGATCACACCTGTGGTGGTCTCAGCAATGCCTAGGCAAGTGTAAAGAAGATTTAGTGAAGTGGAGCAGTACCATCCTTATGCAACAGAGGAAAGTTATCCAATCGAAGATGGCTCAATTGGCTAGTTTGCAGGAAGTTAACACAGGAACCAATACTGGAATGGTAGCCTGA